The Aureimonas mangrovi genome contains the following window.
GCGGCCGGTGTCCTCGGCATCGCGACAGGCGCCCTCACCGACCGGTTCGGCGTCGGGGCGGTGCACCGGCTAGCCGTTCTGGCGATGGCTCTCGCGATCATGGCGATGGCAGCGGCGAGCGTCGTGCCGGCTCTCGCCTTCGCCGCGATGGGGCTCTTCGGCCTCGCCTACATCCTCTCGACGGGCGCGTTCCTCCTCTGGGGCATCGAGCTCTACCCCGACCGGCCGGAACTCGGTCTCGGCCTGCCGTTCCTGGTGCTGGCGCTCGGCCAGACGGCCGGCGCGCCGCTCTTCGGCGCCGTATGGGGCGCGGCGGGCAGCGCCGTCGTGTTGCCGCTCTTCGCCGCAATCATGGCCAGCGGGGCGGCAAACGCACCATCACCTGAAAGAAGGCAGGCGAGGGCAGCGGCCCCCTGACGGCCGGCTAGAGGATTGGCACGCCGGTCCGCTTGGCCTCTTCCTCGGGCTCGACATGGATCGTCACGACCGCGCCCTCGAACTCGGCTTCGAGCGCAGCCTCGACCCGGTCGCAGATGACATGCGCGTCGCCGACCGTCATCTCGCTCGGGACCACCATGTGGAATTCGATGAAGACCGCGCGGCCGGCGGCACGCGTCTTCAGATCATGGACCTCTATCGCGCCGTCGCCGTTCATCGAGACGATCTCGCGCACGCGCAGATCGTCGGCCGGCTCCATCGCCTCGTCGAGAAGGCCGGACAGCGACTTCGTCACCACATTGAACCCCTCCCGCAGGATGTTCAGCGCCACGAGCGCGGCGAGCGCCGGATCGAGCGCCGCCCAGCCGGTGAGGACGGCGAGGACAAGGCCGACGAGGACGCCCACCGACGTGACGACGTCCGCCATGATGTGCCGACCGTCGGCGTCCAGCGCCGGCGAGCGCAGTTCGCGCGCCTTGCGAAGAAGGAAGGTCGCCCAGCAGACGTTCACGAGCGTCGCGACGCCGTTGATCGCAAGACCCATGAGCGGCGCGTCCAGGAGGCGCGGTTCCTGCCACGCGCCCCAGGCCTCGCGCAGGATCAGCAGTGCAGCGAGGACGATGAGGACGCCTTCGACGACGGCCGAGAAGTACTCCGCCTTGTGGTGCCCGAAAGGATGTCCGGCGTCGGCGGGCTGGTGGGAGACGTGCACGGCCCAGAGCGCGACGAGCCCGGCGACGACGTTGACGATGGATTCCAGCGCATCCGAGAAGAGCGCGATGGAGCCGGTAACGGCGTAGGCCGCGTATTTCAGGCCGAGAACGATCACCGCGACGGCGACCGTCGCGATCGCCAGACGCAGGGTCGCACGCTCGCGTTGGGCGAGCGAGGCGCGCGGGCGCCCCGCCGGCTGATCGGCCGCGCTCGTGGTCATGCTCTCAGGCCGCCTTCGTCCTCGCCCGACGGGGCAGATGCTTCACGACATTCTCGATCATGCGCATGCCGGCCTCGCCACCGAGCGACATGATCGATTCCGGATGGAACTGCACAGCCGCCACGGGCTCGTGCTTGTGCTCGAAGGCCATGACCACGCCGTCGTCTGTCTCGGCCGTCACCTCGAAGTCCTTCGAGAGGCGAACCGGGTCGGCGAAGATCGAGTGATAGCGCCCGACCGTCACCTCGCCGGGGAGGCCCGCGAAGATCACGCCCGGCTTCTGCACGCGGATACGCGAGGGCTTGCCGTGGACGGGAACGTGCAGCGTGCGAAGCTGCCCGCCATAGGCCTCGGCAAGCGCCTGCAGGCCGAGGCAGACGCCGAAGATCGGCATGTCGCGCTTGCGCGCCTGCGCGATCGTGCCGCGGCAATCGAAATCGTCCGGCGTACCGGGCCCGGGCGACAACACGACGAGATCGGGAGCGACGCGGTCGAACACCTCCTCCGGCACGGGCGTGCGCACTGTGGTGACGTTCGCTCCCGTCTGGCGGAAGTAGTTCGCCAGCGTGTGGACGAAGGAATCCTCGTGATCGACGAGGAGGATGGAAACCCCTTCCCCGACCTTCGCGCCCGACCCGGCGGCGGGCGCGGCCTGCGCCTTGCCGGCTTCGCGGATGGCCGAGATCAGCGCCGAGGCCTTCAACTCGGTCTCGGCCTCTTCCTCCTCCGGGTTTGAATCGTAGAGAAGCGTGGCGCCAGCGCGCACCTGAGCGATGCCGTCCTTCAGACGGATCGTACGCAGCGTCAGGCCGGTGTTCATGTCGCCGTTGAAGTGCATCATGCCGACGGCGCCGCCGTACCAGGCGCGCGGGCTCTTCTCGTTCTTCTCGAGGAAGCGCATGGCCCAGAGCTTCGGCGCGCCCGTCACCGTCACCGCCCAGGCATGCGAGAGAAACGCGTCCATCGCGTCCATGCCCTCGCGCAGGCGGCCCTCGATATGGTCCACCGTGTGGATCAGGCGCGAATACATCTCGATCTGGCGGCGGCCGATGACGCGCACGGAGCCCGGCTCGCAGACGCGGCTCTTGTCGTTGCGGTCGACGTCCGAGCACATGGTGAGCTCGGACTCGTCCTTCTTGGAGTTGAGGAGTTTTAGGATCTGCTCGGAATCGGAGATCGCGTCGGCGCCGCGCTTGATCGTGCCGGAGATCGGGCACGTCTCGACGCGCCGGCCCGAAACGCGCACGAACATCTCCGGCGAGGCGCCGATCAGGAACTCATTGTCGCCGAGATTGACGAAGAACGAGTAGGGCGAGGGGTTGATGCTCTTCAGCCGCCGCGACACGGCCGAGGGCGCGCTCTCGCAGCGCTCAAGGAAGGTCTGCCCCGGCACGACCTCGAAGAGGTCGCCGCGCATGAACTTCTCCTTGGCGCGGCGCACGAGGCTCGCGTATTCGCCCGGCTTGTGATCCCCACGCGGCGGGATGGCGTCGGAGCGCTCGAACGGCGCGTCCGGATTGCCGCCGGAGAGCCCCTCGGTCGAGCGCCCGCCCTTCTCGAAGGTGAAGCGGTCGACATAGGCCGAGGCCGTGTGATGATCGACGGTGCGGATCTCGTCCGGCAGGAAGAGGACGAGGTCGCGGCCGTCCTCCGGGCGCTCCAGCGTCTCGGGCACGGCGTCGAACTGGAAGGCGAGGTCGTAGCCGAAGGCGCCGTAAAGGCCGAGATCGCCGTTGGCCGACGACTTGAACAGAGCGACAATCGCACGCAGCACCGAGAAGACGGTCGGCGCGCGCGAGCGTTCTTCCTCGGCGAAGATGCGGTCCGGCTCCTGGACGGTGAGGTCGATGCGCCCGCCGTCGACGGCGAAGGCGGCGATGTCGCCATGCCCCTTCAGCGCATCGGCGAGGAAGCCGAGGATGACGTCGCCGCGCGCGTTCAGCGCCTCGATGCGCATTTGCCGACGCGCCGCAGTGATGACGACGGGCGGATCGACGATGCCCGTGTCCCAGCGCGTATAGCGGCCCGGATATTCGTAGTTGGACGAGAAGACCGCGCCGCGCCGCGTGTCGAGGCGGTCGATCACCGCCTCCATCGCGCCGTCGTAGGGGATCGTCTCGCGAGAGCGCGTGACGGTCACGCCGCCTTCGGTGACGAAGCGCTCGGCGCCTTGGGTAATGGCTTCAACGGTCATCTTCGAATCGTTCCCTGTCGATGCCCGGGTTCGGCGGCCGTCAAAGAAAAAAGGCCGCCGGATGATCCGGAGCGGCCTTGGTTCGGTCGTCGCGCATGAGAGCGCAAAGCGTCACGGGCCGCCTGTCAGCGAGCCTGCCACCACTTCGTTGCGTTCGTGTTCCGCGTCATGGCCAGATCGTTAGCCAAAGCACGGGCCGGACGCAACGGGAAAGTCGTCGATCCGGCCCACCACCTATCCCGCATCGGCTGAGACGAGGCTGGCGTTGCCGCCGGCCGCCGTCGTGTCGGTGGAGACGACCTGCTCGCGAACGAAACGCAGGAGGTAGTTCGGCCCGCCCGCCTTCGGCCCCGTGCCGGACAGGCCCGAGCCGCCGAAGGGTTGCGAGCCGACGATCGCGCCGATCATGTTGCGGTTGACGTAGACGTTGCCGGCGCTGATCCGCTCGCTCACCGCCGCGATGGTCGTGTCGATGCGCGAGTGGATACCGAAAGTGAGGCCGTAGCCGGTCGCCTCCACCGCATCGACGGCCTTGCCGATCTCGCCGGCCTTGAAGGTCGCGACATGCAGGATCGGCCCGAACACCTCGCGATCAAGCGCCTGCGGACGATCGAGCTCGACGATGGCGGGCGCGATCCAGTGCCCGTCGGTCGGAAGGTCCGCGTCGAGTTCGGCCGTAAAGCGCACGCGCTGCGTCGCCCTCATAGTCTCCATGTGATCGCGCAGCATGGCGGCCTGCGCGGCGTCGATGACCGGCCCGACATCCGTCGCGATGTCACGCGGGTCCCCGATCGAAAGCTCGCGCGCCGCCCCTTCCACCATCTCGACGATGCGGTTAGCGACATCCTCCTGCACGAGAAGCAGGCGCAGGGCCGAGCAACGCTGGCCTGCGGAGCGGAAGGCGGAGCGGATCACATCGTCCGCCACCTGCTCCGGCAGAGCCGTGGCATCGACGATCATCGCGTTGATGCCACCGGTCTCCGCGATCAGCGGCGCGATCGGGGCATTGCGTGCGGCCAGCGCCCGGTTGATCGCGAAGGCCGTCTCGGTCGAGCCGGTGAAGGCCACGAGCGCGGTCGCGGGATGGGAGACAAGCGCGGCACCGACCTTGCCGTCTCCCGGCGCGAGCATGACGTGTCCGGCCGGAACGCCGGCCTCTTGTAGGATCGAGACCGCGAGTGCGGCGATCAGCGGCGTCTGCTCGGCCGGCTTGGCGATGACGACGTTGCCGCCGGCATAGGCCGCTGCAACCTGCCCGATGAAGATCGCCAGCGGGAAGTTCCAGGGCGAGATAGCGAGCGCGACGCCTCGCGAGCGGTAGCGAAGCCGGTTCTCCTCGCCCGTCGGACCGGGCAGCGCGACAGGGTTCTGCAACACCCGCTCGGCCTCGTCGGCGTAGAAGCGGCAGAAGTCTACGGCTTCGCGCAGTTCCGCGATGGCGTCCTCCAACGTCTTGCCGGCCTCGTCTGCCAGAAGCGCGAGGATTTCGGGCTCGCGCTTTTCCATCAGATCGGCCGCGCCGCGCAGGTGTGCCGCACGCGTCGCGGCGGGAACGACATCCGCTTCGCGGACGCTGGCGCGCGCCTTCTCGACCAGCGCGCTCGCGCCTTCGGGATCCAGAGCGACGACCTTGCCGACGAGACGGCCGTCGGCCGGAGAGCGCACCTCTCCGGCCGCCAGCGTCTGCATCCCCTTCGGCGGCTCGGCCGTGAGGCCTTCGAAGCGAACAGCATCGCGCGCGGCCAGAAGCGCGCCCAGCGCCTTGCGGTCGCCGAGTTCGACGCTGTGCGAGTTTCGGCGCGTGCCGAACAGCGCGGCGGGCGCCTTGATGCCGCCATGCGAGTGGCGGCCGCTGCGAAGGGCGTCCTGCGGATGGACGATCAGATCGGCGACCGGAACCTTCGGATCGCCCACCTTGGCGACGAAGGAGGAATTGGCGCCGTTCTCCAGAAGCCGGCGCACGAGATAGGCGAGAAGATCGCGATAGCCGCCGACCGGCGCGTAGATGCGGCAGGCGAGCGTGCCGCCTGTCTCCTCGCGCACCGCCTCATAGAGCGTCTCGCCCATGCCGTGCAGACGCTGGAACTCGAAACCCGTACGGTCCTCGCCGGCCATTTCGAGAATGGTCGCGACGGTGACGGCGTTGTGCGTGGCGAACTGCGGATAGAGCCGCGCGCGCTTGTCGAGCAGCGAGCGCGCCGCAACGAGATAGGACAGATCAGTCGCCGGTTTGACGGTATGGACTGGAAATCCTTCGGCGCCCTCTTCCTGCGCGCGCTTGATCTCGGTGTCCCAATAGGCACCCTTCACGAGGCGCACCATCATGCGGTTGCCGGCCTCCGCCGCCAGCGCATCGACATGCTCGATCACGGCTAGCGCGCGCTTCTGATAGGCCTGGATGGCAAGACCGAAACCGCTCCACCCCGAGAAGTCGGAGGTCGTCACCACCGCGTCCATCACGTCGAGCGAGAGTTCGAGGCGCGCAGCCTCTTCCGCGTCGATCGTAAAATTGAGGTCGTAGGACCGTGCCTTCTCGGCAAGCTCGCGCACGACGGGCACGAGTTCGGCAAGCACCGCCTCCCGGTGCGTCGGCTGGTAGCGCGGATGCAGCGCCGAGAGCTTGACCGAAATACCCGGCCTGTCCGGCAGCGCCTTGTTGCCGGCCGCGCGCCCGATCGCTTCGATGGCGTCGGCATAGGAGCGGCGGTAGCGCTCGGCGTCGGCACGGGTGCGGGCGCCTTCGCCGAGCATGTCATAGGAGTGGCGATAGCCCTTCTTCTCCGACGCTCGGGCGCGCTCCAGCGCGTTCTCGATCGTCTCGCCGAGCACGAACTGGCGGCCGAGAAAGCGCATGGCCTGACGTGTGGCGTTGCGCACGGCGGGCGCGCCGACGCGCTTGACGAGGCCGGACAGGACGCCGGACGGGGTCTCGCCCGGTCGGATGATGCGAGCCGAGAGGCCGAGCGCCCAGGCGGAGGCGGCCATCAGCGCGCCGTCACCGACCGGTTCACGGTTCGCCCAGTCGCCCGCGCCGATCTTGTCCTCGATCAGTTTGTCCTGCGTAGCCTTGTCGGGCACGCGCAGAAGCGCCTCCGACAGGACCATCAGCGCCAGCCCCTCGCGGCTCGACAGGCCGAACTCGCGCAGGAAGTCCTCCACCGCGCCCACGCCGCTCGCCCGAGCGCGGATCGCCTCGATGAGCCGATGCGCGCGCGCATCGACAGCCGCGCGCTCGTGCGGCCAGCCCTCGACATCGCGCAGAAGTCCGGCGACCGCCGTCTCGTCGGAGGGGGCGAAGGGAGCGGAGAACGGAGCTGGCATGGCACCTCGCGAAAGCTGGCTGGACAACGCGCCGCAAGATACAGACTTGCCCGCGGCGCTTCCCACTGATTAAGCCGCTGACGACCGAGCTTTCCGATGAAGGACGATCATATGGTCGAGGAAACCACAGCGATCGATGCGAAGGACAGGCGAATCCTCGCTTTGCTACAGGCGAACGGGCGCCTGACGACGGTTGAACTGTCCGACCGCGTGCACCTCTCGCCCACAGCGACGGCAGCACGAG
Protein-coding sequences here:
- the putA gene encoding bifunctional proline dehydrogenase/L-glutamate gamma-semialdehyde dehydrogenase PutA, translating into MPAPFSAPFAPSDETAVAGLLRDVEGWPHERAAVDARAHRLIEAIRARASGVGAVEDFLREFGLSSREGLALMVLSEALLRVPDKATQDKLIEDKIGAGDWANREPVGDGALMAASAWALGLSARIIRPGETPSGVLSGLVKRVGAPAVRNATRQAMRFLGRQFVLGETIENALERARASEKKGYRHSYDMLGEGARTRADAERYRRSYADAIEAIGRAAGNKALPDRPGISVKLSALHPRYQPTHREAVLAELVPVVRELAEKARSYDLNFTIDAEEAARLELSLDVMDAVVTTSDFSGWSGFGLAIQAYQKRALAVIEHVDALAAEAGNRMMVRLVKGAYWDTEIKRAQEEGAEGFPVHTVKPATDLSYLVAARSLLDKRARLYPQFATHNAVTVATILEMAGEDRTGFEFQRLHGMGETLYEAVREETGGTLACRIYAPVGGYRDLLAYLVRRLLENGANSSFVAKVGDPKVPVADLIVHPQDALRSGRHSHGGIKAPAALFGTRRNSHSVELGDRKALGALLAARDAVRFEGLTAEPPKGMQTLAAGEVRSPADGRLVGKVVALDPEGASALVEKARASVREADVVPAATRAAHLRGAADLMEKREPEILALLADEAGKTLEDAIAELREAVDFCRFYADEAERVLQNPVALPGPTGEENRLRYRSRGVALAISPWNFPLAIFIGQVAAAYAGGNVVIAKPAEQTPLIAALAVSILQEAGVPAGHVMLAPGDGKVGAALVSHPATALVAFTGSTETAFAINRALAARNAPIAPLIAETGGINAMIVDATALPEQVADDVIRSAFRSAGQRCSALRLLLVQEDVANRIVEMVEGAARELSIGDPRDIATDVGPVIDAAQAAMLRDHMETMRATQRVRFTAELDADLPTDGHWIAPAIVELDRPQALDREVFGPILHVATFKAGEIGKAVDAVEATGYGLTFGIHSRIDTTIAAVSERISAGNVYVNRNMIGAIVGSQPFGGSGLSGTGPKAGGPNYLLRFVREQVVSTDTTAAGGNASLVSADAG
- a CDS encoding anthranilate synthase — encoded protein: MTVEAITQGAERFVTEGGVTVTRSRETIPYDGAMEAVIDRLDTRRGAVFSSNYEYPGRYTRWDTGIVDPPVVITAARRQMRIEALNARGDVILGFLADALKGHGDIAAFAVDGGRIDLTVQEPDRIFAEEERSRAPTVFSVLRAIVALFKSSANGDLGLYGAFGYDLAFQFDAVPETLERPEDGRDLVLFLPDEIRTVDHHTASAYVDRFTFEKGGRSTEGLSGGNPDAPFERSDAIPPRGDHKPGEYASLVRRAKEKFMRGDLFEVVPGQTFLERCESAPSAVSRRLKSINPSPYSFFVNLGDNEFLIGASPEMFVRVSGRRVETCPISGTIKRGADAISDSEQILKLLNSKKDESELTMCSDVDRNDKSRVCEPGSVRVIGRRQIEMYSRLIHTVDHIEGRLREGMDAMDAFLSHAWAVTVTGAPKLWAMRFLEKNEKSPRAWYGGAVGMMHFNGDMNTGLTLRTIRLKDGIAQVRAGATLLYDSNPEEEEAETELKASALISAIREAGKAQAAPAAGSGAKVGEGVSILLVDHEDSFVHTLANYFRQTGANVTTVRTPVPEEVFDRVAPDLVVLSPGPGTPDDFDCRGTIAQARKRDMPIFGVCLGLQALAEAYGGQLRTLHVPVHGKPSRIRVQKPGVIFAGLPGEVTVGRYHSIFADPVRLSKDFEVTAETDDGVVMAFEHKHEPVAAVQFHPESIMSLGGEAGMRMIENVVKHLPRRARTKAA
- a CDS encoding cation diffusion facilitator family transporter encodes the protein MTTSAADQPAGRPRASLAQRERATLRLAIATVAVAVIVLGLKYAAYAVTGSIALFSDALESIVNVVAGLVALWAVHVSHQPADAGHPFGHHKAEYFSAVVEGVLIVLAALLILREAWGAWQEPRLLDAPLMGLAINGVATLVNVCWATFLLRKARELRSPALDADGRHIMADVVTSVGVLVGLVLAVLTGWAALDPALAALVALNILREGFNVVTKSLSGLLDEAMEPADDLRVREIVSMNGDGAIEVHDLKTRAAGRAVFIEFHMVVPSEMTVGDAHVICDRVEAALEAEFEGAVVTIHVEPEEEAKRTGVPIL